The Betta splendens chromosome 7, fBetSpl5.4, whole genome shotgun sequence genome includes a window with the following:
- the dnajc11a gene encoding dnaJ homolog subfamily C member 11a has translation MASSLDEDEICSDDYYSLLNVRREATQEELKAAYRRLCMLYHPDKHRDPELKRQAEQLFNLVHEAYEVLSDPQARAIYDIYGKRGLDVEGWEVVERKRTPAEIREEYERLQKEREERRLQQRTNPKGTISVGIDATDLFDRYEEDYEDMVGGGIPHVEINKMHISQSIEAPLTSRDTAILSGSLSTHNGNGGGTINLALRRVTSAKGWGEVELGAGDTHGPVFGLKMFRNLTTRFFVTAQCGLQFSSRGVRPGLTTVLARHLDKNTMGYLQWRWGIQSSMNTSIVRDTKSSHFTFAMQLGIPHTFMMMSYQYKFQDDDQTKIKGSVKSGFFGTVVEYGAERKISRHSVLGATVSLGVPQGVSLKIKLNRASQTYFFPIHLTDQLLPSAVFYATVGPLVFYLVIQRLIIRPYVQAQKEEDLEKQRESSASNIAKKKQEAEAAVLLMQESVRRIIEAEESRMGLIILNAWYGKFVTDNSRKHERAKVIDVTVPLQCLVKDSKLILTEATKSGLPGFYDPCVGEEKSLKVLYQFRGVMHQVLSGDTEPLRIPKQSHRIDADT, from the exons gcaacacaggaggagctgaaggcggCTTACAGGCGACTATGCATGCTGTACcatccagacaaacacagagaccCTGAACTGAAGCGACAAGCAGAACAGCTTTTTAACCTTGTACATGAAGCGTATGAAG tGCTCAGTGACCCACAAGCACGTGCTATCTATGACATCTATGGCAAAAGGGGACTTGATGTTGAGGGATGGGAG GTGGTGGAAAGGAAGAGAACACCCGCAGAGATTCGAGAAGAGTACGAGCGTCTCCAGAAGGAACGAGAGGAGAGAAGGCTTCAGCAAAGGACCAACCCAAAG GGAACGATTAGTGTAGGAATTGATGCCACGGACCTCTTTGACCGTTATGAGGAGGACTACGAGGATATGGTTGGAGGGGGAATCCCACATGTGGAAATTAACAAGATGCACATATCCCAGTCAATAGAG GCTCCACTTACCTCAAGAGACACAGCCATTTTGTCTGGCTCATTGTCAACCCACAATGGAAATGGAGGTGGCACTATCAACTTGGCCTTGAGAAGAGTCACCTCAGCTAAGGGGTGGGGAGAG GTAGAGTTAGGAGCCGGTGACACACATGGACCTGTCTTTGGATTGAAGATGTTTCGAAACCTGACGACTCGTTT CTTTGTGACAGCTCAGTGCGGGCTCCAGTTTTCATCTCGAGGTGTGCGTCCTGGGCTTACCACAGTACTGGCCCGTCACCTGGACAAGAACACTATGGGCTACCTGCAGTGGCGGTGGGGGATCCAGTCCTCAATGAACACCAGCATAGTCAGAGACACTAAGAGCAGCCATTTCACCTTCGCAATGCAG cttGGCATCCCTCACACATTTATGATGATGAGCTACCAGTACAAGTTCCAGGATGACGACCAGACAAAGATTAAGGGCTCAGTAAA ATCCGGTTTCTTTGGGACCGTGGTAGAGTACGGTGCAGAGAGGAAGATCAGCCGCCACAGTGTCCTGGGGGCCACTGTCAGCTTGGGCGTGCCACAAGGTGTCTCCCTAAAGATCAA GCTAAACAGAGCCAGTCAGACTTACTTCTTCCCGATTCACCTGACCGACCAACTCCTGCCTAGTGCTGTGTTTTATGCCACAGTTGGACCACTGGTTTTCTACCTCGTCATCCAGCGGCTCATTATCCGGCCCTATGTGCAGGCCCAGAAGGAGGA AGACTTGGAGAAGCAGCGGGAGAGCTCGGCTTCTAATATAgcaaagaagaagcaggaggcagaggctgct GTCTTGCTTATGCAGGAGTCTGTGCGCAGGATTATTGAAGCTGAGGAGTCTAGAATGG GTCTCATCATCCTCAATGCTTGGTACGGCAAGTTCGTTACAGACAACAGTCGAAAACACGAAAGGGCGAAGGTCATCGATGTGACGGTACCGCTGCAGTGTCTGGTGAAAGACTCAAAACTCATTCTTACTGAGGCCACAAAA TCAGGACTCCCTGGCTTCTACGACCCCTGTGTGGGGGAGGAGAAGAGCCTGAAGGTGCTGTATCAGTTCCGAGGAGTCATGCATCAAGTGTTGTCAGGAGACACGGAGCCACTCAGGATACCAAAGCAGT CTCACAGGATTGACGCTGACACATAG